One window of Penaeus chinensis breed Huanghai No. 1 chromosome 1, ASM1920278v2, whole genome shotgun sequence genomic DNA carries:
- the LOC125026618 gene encoding cyclin-dependent kinases regulatory subunit 1-like: MPHRIYYSDKYYDEKFEYRHVMLPKDLSKLVPKTHLMSESEWRSLGVQQSQGWVHYMIHEPEPHILLFRRPITTPPPKMDEDEDEEEEEEEQQ, translated from the exons ATGCCTCACCGGATCTATTATTCAGACAAATACTACGACGAGAAGTTCGAGTACag ACATGTAATGCTGCCCAAGGACCTCTCCAAGCTGGTCCCAAAGACGCACTTGATGTCGGAGTCTGAGTGGCGCAGCCTAGGAGTCCAGCAGAGTCAGGGATGGGTCCATTATATGATACATGAACCAG AGCCGCACATATTACTGTTTCGCCGGCCCATAACGACCCCACCCCCAAAGAtggatgaggacgaggacgaggaggaagaggaggaagaacaacagTAG
- the LOC125028574 gene encoding uncharacterized protein LOC125028574, giving the protein MVVSTWACLGLLTVGLCMGAALPARILLPFNLEYDADPAWSLDTYGDPAALTDAVGKTLGLHLPPRPDAAKLMNTAREVDSSNSLQQNAQAFGAHGDAEEMLGAVGFLPNMQKLRPAKRYLGIELPDYIASKKELGKLKEKMLNSGK; this is encoded by the exons ATGGTCGTGAGCACGTGGGCGTGTCTGGGGCTCCTGACCGTCGGCCTGTGTATGGGCGCCGCCCTTCCCGCCCGCATTCTGCTGCCCTTCAACCTCGAGTACGACGCGGACCCCGCATGGAGCCTAGACACCTACGGGGATCCTGCGGCACTCACAGACGCCGTGGGCAAGACCTTAGGCCTGCACCTGCCGCCCCGCCCCGACGCCGCCAAGCTCATGAACACTGCGCGGGAGGTGGACTCGAGTAATAGCCTGCAGCAGAATGCTCAGGCGTTCGGCGCCCACGGGGATGCGGAGGAGATGCTCGGCGCGGTCGGATTCCTGCCCAACATGCAGAAGCTGAGGCCGGCGAAAAGATATC TGGGCATCGAGCTACCAGACTACATCGCCTCGAAGAAGGAACTCGGAAAGCTCAAGGAGAAGATGCTGAACTCTGGAAAGTAA